AATTCTAACAACTTACGTAAAGATGAATACTGTTGAAGATTTAGAAGCAGCTTTGACTGTTATAAAAGATCTGAAAACGAAAGAAACTAGTAGCAAGCTTCCTGTTAGCTCAGATGAAGCCCTAAAGTACCTGTTGTACATGGTAGACGTTAACCAGCTCTTCGATGTAGCTCTAGGAATGTATGACTTCGATTTAGTCCTTCTAGTGGCTAACAAATCACAAAAAGATCCCAAGGAATATGTGCCAATGCTCAATGAATTTAACGGCATGGAAGAAAACTATAAGAGGTTCTCTATTAACAAACAGTTGAAAAGATTTACCAGAGCGGTGGAATGTCTTGCAAAATGTGGGCAAGATAAATATGATGAGTTAAAgacatttgttaaatatcacaGTCTGTACAGGGAAGCTCTAAGACTGTTTAGAAATGGAGATGCAATTTATAATGAAATAGCAGAAGATTTTGGACTCCATTTGAGACTGAAGAAACAATACACTGAGGCGGGCATTATTTATGAACGAGCTAACAATATTGAAAAAGCTATTGAATGTTATAAAGATGCTTTAGAATGGGAATTAGTAGTTAATTTACTATGCACAAGATCGAAGGATGAACAATCCGTTATATGCTGGTATGTATGGTCGATCAAATGACATAATTATAGTCGTTAGTTTTCAAGCTGGTCCTTACGGCTTACTCTTTGTCTAtagtaagtaaaaccgcacgtgctactacATGAAAAATTTCAGTCATTGGCggataattctaattggcacctgagcgcgggctagttcAACACTAAAAAACCAGTGTTAGTGCTCTCTCCgctaacgcgcctttgttacgtaTCTCGATgacacattttaggctggttcTGGTTTAGgtcggcactcagtaaccgtagaaGGACCACACAGCAGCtaggaaatatttttaatttgcttcattttgaatcttattgcaataTCCAcaggagttgtaattcaataaccggttaaagcgACCGAaccttttttatgcaggtaagtagcgcgtgcggttttacttacattAGACAATGAGTTAGGGCCATCTTGAAAACTATCAATTCAGCTAACGATAGTAacctttttttttgtgacaattCGTGAACCTTATTATGAAAGACATAAAGGTCCATCAATGTAGATGGAAATTGTCTTAATCTCCGATTCTTTTTGCTCTTAGTAGCTCCTATTGCTTTTACTGCAATAACAGTAAAACACACATATTGGCTTGTTTACAATTACATTATTCTAAGTATTACagatataaataattgtatagattttttttaattcattatcattattattttctagGGAGCTCGCAAACGGTTTAAAAGATGAAAGGCGCCACAGAGAAGGTTTAATGTTATTAGAACTGTTTTGCAACGATAAACCAGATATAGTGAAGTATGCTATTGAAGGCCGTCAATTTAAGTCTGCTCTGCGACTCTGTTCCATATATAAGCTTAGTGAACTTAAAGGTACGtaagcaactttttttttaaaggcatttttttttaataggttatAGGGAGCgagcatgaactgtaggaggcagcacaggagccgtcagatttttggcgcgaggcgtaaatgtgatattttttgttccgatgtagcctacaagatggcagaacctactatgcacaagaaaacacgtgacgtatacatgtgcatgtttatggttccgattcaggccacaagatggcagaccctccaacgcgcacggtccctatagggagcgtgtatGCACtatagggggcagcacaggagcctcTTGTTTATTGGCGCGCAGTCTAAATGTCAAGTTTTAAGTTTTCTATTTAGGCCACAAGGTGGCCTGCCCTCCACGTTCGCTAATCGCATTGAGAATGTATTCGAGTATTCAGTAACAATTGATAATAACATCTGATTTCTAGATGACCATCTACTACCAGCTGTGATGGAAGAATATAGAAACCTCCAAGAGCTAATCGAACGGAACTGCGGTACATTTACCAAGCACAGAGATCGTCTTTTCATCGTTAGAGAAACCAAGAGGAACGCGCCAGAGATCGATATCTCTTATGCTAATAAGGACAGCGATTTGTATTCTGATGCTGGGAGTACAGTGGCGTCTTCGAATTCACGCAGTTCAGGGTAATGGTAGAAATTATGTAtaatacctccaccttacagaaaacaatagccaaataacactagaccctactcatagtgttgtgttcctgccggtgagtaaggttgccagagctcagcgaggaggaggggggggggggttagggtcagcaacgcgcatgtaactcctctggagttgcaggcgtacataggttacggagactgcttaccatcaggcgggccgtatgcttgtttgccaccgacgtagtataaaaaaaaaaaagtttaaatgtcGACCATAATGCCGAGGCTTGAAAGCTATAGTATTTTCccaagtttttattttgtaggtttaatttaaagttttacGATCTGCGCTAATTATTTAATCTAAACCGGGAAGGTTTTCAAATGTACGCggtttgattttaattaaagtataattatatatgaatGCACtggcagcttatagctgatacgtGCACATTAATGTCCAGCACTTGcgttttgtccatttataaaattgCCTGGTTTGACTTGAAAATATTTCGAATTTAATTTACCTCATCGCTTTGCCTAATAGTAAtagcattgtcccggcattgcTCCACGGTTCATTTTGAGAACCTGCGGTGCGCGTTtcttttttacgaaagctactgccatctgGAAGGTCAGATGTTGCCTCACGATttttcccttcaccgaaaagcgattggtaataATTTATGTATTCTTTTActaatctgtgttttattcatttatttaatttaaactttattattaatttaaaaaatgtataaatgggGACTTTATGCCAAtaggcattatctaccagtcaaccattgggtcaaacagacaGTGTTTTGCGAGCTTTTCGTACTTAAATTCTATATATTTTCTAGGCGCACCTTCCGTTCAAGCAAAAACCGTAGAAAACACGAGCGCAAAGTCGCATCACTAAAGGAAGGTTCCCAATACGAAGACGTCGCGCTAGTGATGGCCTTACACAACCTGATCACATCTACCTTCGAGTTGAGACTGCAGGCCCGTGAGCTCAACACAGTGCTGAGCTGTCTCAACAAGGACCATGAGGCGTTCCTCCTACAGGTATAGTACGATAGAAAAACACGAGTATAATTAAAGAAAGGTTCCGAATACCAAGACATCGCCCTAGTGATGGCCTTACACAACCTGATCACATCTACCTTCGAGTTGAGGCTGCAGGCCCGTGAGCTCAACACAGCGCTGAGCTGTCTCAACAAGGACCATGAGGCGTTCCTCCTACAGGTATAGTACGATAGAAAAACACGAGTATAATTAAAGAAAGGTTCCGAATACGAAGACATCGCCCTAGTGATGGCCTTGCACAACCTGATCACATCTACCTTCGAGTTGAGGCTGCAGGCCCGTGAGCTCAACACAGCGCTGAGCTGTCTCAACAAGGACCATGAGGCGTTCCTCCTACAGGTATAGTACGATAGAAAAACACGAGTATAGTTAAAAAAAGGTTCCGAATACGAAGACATCGCCCTAGTGATGGGCTTACACAACCTGATCACATCGACCTTCGAGTTGAGACTGCAGGCCCGTGAGCTCAACACAGCGCTGACCTGTCTCAACAAGGACCATGAGGCGTTCCTCCTACAGGTATAGTACGATAGAAAAACACGAGTATAATTAAAGAAAGGTTCCGAATACGAAGACATCGCCCTAGTGATGGCCTTACACAACCTGATCACATCGACCTTCGAGTTGAGACTGCAGGCCCGTGAGCTCAACACAGTGCTGAGCTGTCTCAACAAGGACCATGAGGCGTTCCTCCTATAGGTATTGTGTTCTCATCCTAGATACTAAAATCATTGAACAATTTACTACCCAATTTTCTGCGTTGAGACTGCAGGCCCGTGAGCTCAACACAGCGCTTAGCTGTCTCAACAAGAATCATGATACGTCTCTTCTGGAAGTACAGCCTAATAGTTCTTGTCAATGGCAACTAAAAAGAaatctttaaaataataaagaaagagTGATTAGAAAAagttatttcaattattttgtttgtttcagaCATGCCTAGAGAAGTTACTGAAAGAGATGAAGGACAGCTTTAAGGACATTTGGACGAATCAGCTTGTTATAGAGGCGACCAACGCAGCCATAGCGGCCCTGAACGTTCCTGAGGGCTGCAGCGTGCTGCCTCAGGGTATCGGCTCTCTTGGTAAGTGTCAATAGAGTACCGACCACGATAAAGTAACCGTCAAGTTTTACGTGAAGGTAGGGtttgaaatgtatgggaagatccgtggatccggataatttcacacatttcggatccggattgtaAACCCTACGTAAAGGGCATACACAGCCAAAAACTGTCACTGCCAAGTCGGTGCGTGTTCCCACACTAACATAACCCGAAAGTCTAATTTGAATCTTAAATCGGATatctaaggttgaaattctataaACACGTATGTGGTCGATTAATGCGGAAAATGGTTAGCCAcccataaattattattattattaacattttcgacgccctgtcactcggacgccacgtcaccgaagtgtcaaaactgaaattgaactttatgcatatgcacgtaggtctgTTGCCccgtggtctgtgacggattaatccttCGGCAttggacctacggtgcggatatagCCGTCATTGGCGACAAATAGGTTAATGGATGTCATCCGCCAAGAACCTAAAAAAGTCAGGTTTAAATTGTTTTGGAAAGTTTCTTTGGATTTAGCATATCctagttttttaatttttgaaccaCACGCCTATCGAGTGTGGCGcttcatcgtgaaccttgtcgaaATGCATGAAGGTTCATATTATGCtctatatctttaggtatttaaataaaagtaaacaaaatctaccctcaaatggtatttggttggttaaccaataaatgttataactacccgaaaatgtacaaattgtttgttttcttttatttaaatacctaaagatacagagttatagaCTATAGCCCCACGcatcagttgacgtctttggcggatTAACGATTGCTGCGCCATCTGTGTTTATCCTTATAACATTCTTGGGAAATCCAGTACCATTGGTGCAATTTCTattgttgcttagtttttgggtttcattaatactttgattaaccttttgaccgccaccgtcggctatggcGGACATCTGAAatacttgccaaggacgccaacgacggctacagctgacagtttcgccaatgcaatagggactaacgcgggactccgtaaagttcaatttcgtttaaataatcGTGATCGCCTGCGTCCGGCGCACGGCAAGTTCCTTCGCTGTCTGGCGTTCAAgaggttaaaattattttttctatttcagaACCGCATATGAGGATAGCACCTATCATTCAAGATATAAGCTGGAAGCTGGATGGCATGAACTAGTAAAACTAGGAGGATCACGTGCAAGAATATCTCTTCTTTGTCCTCGCCTTGTCCCATTTcagttggggtcggctctcctaatcatTCTTCGCCAGGCCATTCTATCCTGGGTCGTCTGTGGATCTAACTGGGCTGACTTTAGATCTTGGTTTATTTTAGATGCCCACGTGTCTCGGGGCCTGCCTCGTCCTCTCAGTCCGGTTTCAATGTCAAGCACTGTTCTCGTCATGTGCTCTTTAGGGCGTCTCATTACATGACCATACCACCTCAATCTAGACTCACATATTTCACGTGCAAGAAAATGAAAAtgcataatattgtatattCATTCAAAATggatttaataaataagttaagtttaaataaattaatacaagcttttatcactcaCTGTTTTATCTTTTACTTCCTATTGATGATTATACCGagctaaaatattgtaagtttgCACTATTTTATTACTGTTTCTTTGGCTCTTTTCCATCATCTATTGATTCAATTGGTTCATCATGAGGCCAGCCTAATGGTATTATAACTGTGCATTGTCAGTATCACCAGAGTATATGTACGTGGATATGCTAATTGTCAAGCTCAATTGGATGTCATTAACTACTTAAAATCTTTGTCAGTTAATCAGTCAATTATCTGCTAAAACATCTAGGAGAACAATAGTAACACTCGAATGCAACAGTACTAGTCCTGTTATTGTCAAACACTACAGCCCTGAAAAAATCGTTAAGCTCATACTCTTTATTCCTAAAATACATATCATTTACCACAGGCATTCCACAAACACACATATTTGCGTTGTCTAGAAATTCCACAAGAGTCCATGGTATTATATTAGGGGCGTAGAACATTCTATGTTTCAGCACCACTTTTGATGCTAAATGTAACAAACTACCGACATAGAAGTCCCATGGTGAGTGCTGCTTGAATTCTGGGTTTTCTATGTGATGATTAAAATTGTTAGCGGAGATGTCTAAGTGTTCCAATTTGCATTGCATTAGACTGCACGGTAGTGAACTCAGTGCGTTTCTTGATATTGTTAAGTACCTGGAACATTTCAAATAGGAagttagtaataaaaaaatcaacagcAGGTTATTCAAGTACATtgcatttaatttattacgaTCTTGGTTGTAGCGACCATTCATCCGTCCCATGAGTTTAAATGAGTTTAAAGCATACGACTTTAGTACTAAATTCATGTATACTGGCGACTTCGGGTGTAACAGGATTCGAAATCCGAACATTGGTTTCATATGCAGCTTCTTATATTCAGAATTTCAAGGTGCAAATGCTGCCTTGGTTTTTCCTCCTCTTTCTAGATCTTGTTAGATCTTCTGaccggctagcatgagttgcgttcttgCACGCGAGTCCATACCTGGAGTCcgctagatgtatggagtcgcgcgtgAGAACGCAACTCAAGTAATCAAGCTGTTGCTGTGAAGTTAATTTGAAGCAGTGGTGGGTTTGTCATCAACAGTCATACATGGTGAATAAAACTGTATCTTATGTTCTTAAAAGTTAAGGATATTGGATTTTCTGTGTGACTTATACCATGCAAAGCTGCTTCCAATATACTTTCGAGCTGTacctataaaattaatttcttgaatttgaaattttaccTTTGGTGTAGtgtataaaataaagatatgtaTCATTTGAAAGGGCTTTATTTATACACTAACACTGGATGGTGTGCAGGGACCAGGCATtgatctaaggacgggccttacgggccagggatcggaaaccggtattttttgtatgggaacgaaaacggtattttttcgttctttgttaattatttgattcctaatcgggcaatctaataatacgaagtcgttatctaaaaacacaactgagtcctacattttgagtataaattaaaccgaaatatatggttatatcgatgtttttgcaaaaaaccggttccgatcccagttacgggcactaagaatggtgctagttcagcagTGTCACTCACAAATACGACCCATTCTTATTGTTCTTATTGCCCAAGGTTACTATCGTTACTATTACCTTAATGTGCTAATTCGCCCAATAGGTCCTGGTAGTTTTTCCAGCTGATTATTATCCAGTTTGAGAGTTACTAGTTTTTGTAGTTTCCAGATTGACTTTGGTAGCTGCATCAGATGGTTGCTGCTAAGGTCTAACAGTTTCAGAGATTTAGTTATCTGTAAGaatgtttattgtttaataCAGAATAAAATGTAGAGTTCATCTCTGTCTGAGTGCATTGGTAGCAACAAAGTGTGACAGTGCCATCATAAAGATCACAGGAATTTAATGTGAATTTAATTGGTGCAGCAGCAGTaacatggttgcatttttatcatgtgtcaccacttataagtatgtaagtatgaAACTGATGCATGACATGATAGGTGATAAAATGCAGACTGTGCTCCAGCGGCTGAGCTAGTTAAGACAGACTAGTGacagttaaaattattattttcaaaggtAAGGTCTTGAAGGCTAGTAAAATATTAAGGTAAAAGTACAAgagctcgacgctgcactagttaccgacatgggcactttatttcatggaaatacagGTTAAATTTGAATAACGAAGATTTTTCTCTATTCGAatttaatccttgtcactttgacataaagtgcccatgtcgagtactggTGCAGCGTcaagcactagtacttctaccttaacaGTTCACTAATTTACCTGAGGTCCAAATAACCACTTCCAATTTATTTCCTTTTGAACACCAAGTTTGTTACTGGCCAAGTACAGTTCACATAAGTTAGGCATTCTACctgtaaagaaaaataataggtaGTTTAGTCAAAATGCCAGTTTACCATTATGTGTGGCATGGCAAATCACCATGCATCCAAACATCTTTTGTGGAGAAAAGTAAAAAGAGTTGTTGTGTGCAACACTAACAGAATGCCACAGAGAGATAGAGACTATGATCTCACTTGttatattaaactaaattatgTAGTTACTACTGCTAAATATTATGTGCTTTCTAGCATAAGCTAGGAAGAATAAATGATGTAATAATCAGCAGCAGTGTATCATTCATATCATTGAGTACCTTCACCACCAAATATGTATGTGAAAACCACAGAAATATTTACCAAACTCTGGAGGTATcttgtcaatttcattattactTAAATCAAGTACTGTAAGTAGCttcaataacaatatatctCTTCTAAAATTACACAAACCAAGCCCATTTATATGCAGAGATTCTAATGTTCTTGGAAGACCTTTCACAGGAAATTCACTGCGGTCATGAATAACAAGTTTTGTGGGTGCATTGTCCTTGGAAGTCACACTTATGCTTGACAAAGTACCAAGCTGTAAATCCTTTGCATCTCCTGTTATACACGACTTGAGTATCCGCATAAAACACTTCAATTGGATAGTCTCACTTTTGATGCACAAATCGTGCGGAGGCTCCTCAAATCTTATCGTAGCTTTACCCTCATTTAAACATTTCACGAACACTTGCTTTATGCTTTTGACCCTGTACTTTGTTCCGGTTTTATTAACTGATgagaaatgtaaaataaaatactctGTTTCAGACTTCGGTTCCTTGCCGATGGCCAATGTTGATTTCAAATGCTTCCCACTTTTTCTTACATTTAAAGCATTGTGTAGTCTATTCACAACTTCTACTTGGCACTGTAGtttcattgttaattttattactgaactaaacaaaaaataaccaTTTATTAACTAAGTAAATAACGAATTTCTGGCGCCAACACCGATTGCCAATCTGCAACTTACAGAACTTATGACAGGTGACAGGCGTCAAAATGACAGTTACATGAGCAATCTTATTCGAGTACATAAATTAAACGCTGTTCTACTTAGGTATTGGTTTTCTGATGTATTTCTAGAGCGAGAGCCTGGCTTCCAATTCCTATAAATCAATTgagtatacaataaatattcaaatatagttaaatacatTACGAAATACttctattttcttaattttttatttcactaaaTTAAGGAAATTTAAATATATGGGCATATGGTAACACTGAAACAACAGAAACAAGTATTCCTTGCGTCTACAAATTACGGTTTGCCGACTTTGCCGTCATTGTTTTTCCACTTTAAAGATTAAATTCTACCCGTACATAACAAGAAAAATTAACAATAGTTTAAAGCTATCCGGTAAGTATTGTAATGCtgtaatttaaacttttttttcttaaaattactGTAATGTTCCTGAATCTTATAAGAATTCacgtattttgtttaaattatattttactgtTATATTCTCATATCAAGTTTTCAATTATGTTCACattatgttattaatataaactcTATTATGCCCCATTACAGTATCAATCTGTTAagaatataaattgaaaaatggCCGGTCTTGTTGTTCAATCGCGCTTTGCGGGGCTTCTGGTGGAAGGCGAAGATTATTGCTCGGATGAGCAGAAGAAGAAAATCAAGAATAACGCCGCTAAAAAAGCCGAGCCtccaaaaaaagcaaaaccagTACCAGTTAAGACTCAGGTATGTTGTGCTTATTTTTcacttttgtacttttattgacTTGCAGTCTATGAATTTGACTCAAATAATTGATACAAAGGCCTGATTAAAGAAACCCCAGTGGGGTTCGGAGAAATGACAATGATGTTAGGGTGATATCCCAACTTTTGTATAGATATTCCATACCCTAGTCATACCATTCCCCAcattgtaaaatttataaagtaGGTATAAAGACAAGATGAGACCATGTATTGTAAGAGTACACCCAGGTCATACTCAAATTTAGCTTCTAATTTGTCTTTCTGTTAAGAATATTTGGTGAAACAAACATTCATAATTTCAACACACCCAAACACTATGTTGGGTGATTTCAACCATATTCATAACATAACTAGAGAAATTAGGCAGTAGATATCTATGACTTTGCAAAATGAAGCTAAGTTGCAAAGTCATTAGATACACAGATAATTAGGTAAGTGTTGCCATTAGTACACATACGAAAAACAGAAACCATCTCTTCTGTTTTGCAAAGTCATAAATGCTACCTAATTCCTCTATCTCTCTCACTCAAATCACTCAACAAGTGTTTGGGTGTATCAAAATTATGGATATTTATTCCACCAAATGTTCTTAACAGAAAAACAAATTAGAACCTAAATGTGAGTATTACCTGGGTGTACTCTTACATGGTCTCATCTTGTCTTTGTACCTACTTCATAAATTTAACACTATGGGCAATGGTATGATTAgggaataggcgggtccacagctcaggcgaggaaaaggcgcgcgccgcctcggccgaggcacttCTTCACTGGCCTCTTTgtgtgtgaggaaattgcctcgtgcgtatgctcgctctgtgtgggccCGCCAAATCTGCTGTAGCTACAAGCCACCATATGCTGAAGCTACAACTCCCCCTACAACCCTGGTTATAGGGATTGCTTCCAGTGCTGGTTTTCTATACAACTATGGTACCGGGAATTCCCATTTCTCAACATACAAACTTAATACCGGAAGCATTCCCTACCTTCTAATCATAACCCGCCCCTGACTAAAGtcaaaatgaataataaataattaatataagacACCagattacacaaattgactaaatcccacagtaagctcaatgaggcttgtgttgtaggtacttagacaacaatatatttaatatataaatacatagaagacacccacaagtcagaaacaaatatccatgttcatcacagaaataaatgccctacagtatttaaatattacgcTAATCTCACTTGACTTTTTTCGACATGTTTATATGTTATGTTCATGACCAAAAGCAATGATAAAAGTAAAGTGAGTGTACCCGTGATATGATAGTTTTATGCCCAATAAATGCCTTTAATGTGATTttaacccaggaccattggcttcaagcagggtcactacccaataggccagGTTCTCGTGTAATGATGATATGCTCTGCAGGTTCCTAAGAAAAAGAAGCCAAAGCAGGCTGCTCAGACGTCCAACCAATGGGAACAGTGGAAGCAGAAGGATGAACAACTTGTGGATGGTAATTTTGAAGAGGAACTGCAGCAGGTAATGGgtaattttacaaaaatctcattcccTTGGCCTACctacctattcgcaaattcccaggagaGGCCTGATACTTTATTAGCAGCTCATTTTTGGTGACTGTATAAACCATTGTGCATTGTAACTTGTAAGTGCCTgattggaaaataaactatctttatcatgCCAAGTTCCATCTATAAACagacaatttgtaaattttcaggtagttataacatttattggttaaccaagcAACTACAAAATCACCTGGATTTGTCACTGAacaacctgactttaacctatttgatcatgtaatgttttcatctaccctcaactggcttaaggagccatttgaaggtagattttgtttacttttatttaaatacctaaagatacagagtatagaacCATTTTTGCTGAGCGGAATCTCCTAGGAatgctgatctgatgatggagtcaggaggtggcaa
This region of Cydia pomonella isolate Wapato2018A chromosome 17, ilCydPomo1, whole genome shotgun sequence genomic DNA includes:
- the LOC133526834 gene encoding leucine-rich repeat protein 1, translated to MKLQCQVEVVNRLHNALNVRKSGKHLKSTLAIGKEPKSETEYFILHFSSVNKTGTKYRVKSIKQVFVKCLNEGKATIRFEEPPHDLCIKSETIQLKCFMRILKSCITGDAKDLQLGTLSSISVTSKDNAPTKLVIHDRSEFPVKGLPRTLESLHINGLGLCNFRRDILLLKLLTVLDLSNNEIDKIPPEFGRMPNLCELYLASNKLGVQKEINWKWLFGPQITKSLKLLDLSSNHLMQLPKSIWKLQKLVTLKLDNNQLEKLPGPIGRISTLRYLTISRNALSSLPCSLMQCKLEHLDISANNFNHHIENPEFKQHSPWDFYVGSLLHLASKVVLKHRMFYAPNIIPWTLVEFLDNANMCVCGMPVVNDMYFRNKEYELNDFFRAVVFDNNRTSTVAFECYYCSPRCFSR